One stretch of Arachis hypogaea cultivar Tifrunner chromosome 20, arahy.Tifrunner.gnm2.J5K5, whole genome shotgun sequence DNA includes these proteins:
- the LOC112786852 gene encoding uncharacterized protein — protein MASREHGRGSNRGRGWRANEVTIPVGSLTEIVTTMMSVVAAIGVVAAATIRVMDGVEPQAGTGNEGDNEYEGGHNIPNIGVPVGYPEQVNTDQATGESSRRNEVARSNRREPFTKKKGNITLRSQNFKKNRFVASHSQHRNNDQRNDNRSDPNSEGQTSAQPGDLRCSRCKRYHLNRTCMAGLGVCYKCGRPGHMSWNCSYRESRDATKPDFQTRCNYEPTVKFLTSLLTIDM, from the coding sequence ATGGCGTCTCGTGAGCACGGTCGTGGGAGTAATCGAGGTCGAGGATGGAGAGCTAATGAGGTGACCATACCGGTAGGTAGTTTGACCGAGATCGTAACCACAATGATGAGTGTTGTTGCTGCCATTGGTGTTGTTGCTGCTGCGACCATCCGAGTGATGGATGGGGTGGAACCACAAGCTGGAACCGGCAACGAAGGTGATAATGAATATGAAGGTGGACATAATATTCCGAATATTGGGGTACCAGTGGGTTATCCGGAGCAAGTTAACACAGATCAGGCAACAGGAGAAAGTTCAAGGAGGAATGAGGTAGCAAGGAGTAATCGCCGGGAacccttcacaaagaaaaagggaaatatTACACTTAGGAgccaaaatttcaaaaagaatCGTTTTGTCGCTTCACATTCTCAACACCGGAACAATGACCAAAGGAACGACAACCGTTCGGACCCAAATTCAGAAGGGCAAACTAGTGCTCAACCGGGTGACTTAAGGTGCTCAAGATGCAAGAGGTACCATCTGAACAGAACATGCATGGCCGGattaggtgtatgttacaagtgcgggaggCCAGGGCATATGTCTTGGAATTGTTCATACAGAGAAAGCCGGGATGCAACCAAACCCGATTTTCAAACCCGATGTAATTATGAACCAACAGTTAAATTTTTAACTTCCTTGCTTACCATTGATATGTAA